From one Nitrospirota bacterium genomic stretch:
- a CDS encoding late competence development ComFB family protein, producing MDCTVRNANHEKVVAVIEKFLKERYQDVCSCPRCVNDIAAIALNYLPPHYYVEDGGNKDLGSPMVMVETAVVEAIGLIMDKPNHPC from the coding sequence ATGGACTGCACCGTTCGAAACGCTAATCATGAAAAGGTCGTGGCTGTAATTGAAAAGTTCCTGAAAGAACGGTACCAGGATGTCTGTTCCTGTCCGCGATGCGTAAATGACATTGCGGCTATAGCTCTCAACTATCTGCCGCCTCACTATTACGTGGAAGATGGGGGCAATAAGGACCTCGGCTCTCCCATGGTGATGGTGGAGACCGCCGTTGTTGAAGCGATCGGCCTGATCATGGATAAGCCGAACCATCCTTGTTAG
- a CDS encoding PAS domain S-box protein, giving the protein MRKHLFIILGIFTLGALTCGIYLAYSFDRRLSDFNNIIKLHHVENLRERLLLNIRKVEIDLYSLGSSQPESAAAVEGHVYDIKTSINTCYGCHHIPSVLERLDDLRQQIEQYDDAVKRLLSLRAGTISHRDAHLDAHIIGDSLMGKVEIMVVRTSEKLSDQTEDSLQKAHRMKLVMIGLIAAGPLIMILFALTVLRGVTKPVQVLLQATRTLKAGDMAHRITGLKDEFGELAVAFNEMAGSLQSTMRAIEESEQRYRMLFEGAADAIFILEAEGDKAGRILQANQAAAVMHGYTGEELEGMNIRDLDSPESRAAAPARMERIRRGAWTKFEMSHQRKDGTVFPVEVSAGLLVVGGRQFILAVNRDLTERKRTEEAMQKTERIRVAGELATGLAHEIKNPLAGIKVSMQALSEENSLSDEDRDVLNRVIGEINRIEFLMKGLLNFARPPKPQLASTDVNAVLDTVASLVLKERSRSREGARAIRLKRELDEDLPEIMADPMQLQQIFMNLMLNAIDAMPEGGTVTMRTVFERQANSLRIELSDTGRGIDSATMAKIFDPFFTTKAKGTGLGLSITKRLVEEHGGSITLVNNHDGGVTCSITLPVRLMEGALTA; this is encoded by the coding sequence ATGAGAAAACATCTCTTCATCATCCTCGGCATTTTTACCCTAGGCGCGCTGACATGCGGCATCTACCTTGCCTATTCGTTCGACCGCAGATTGTCCGACTTCAATAATATCATCAAGCTGCACCATGTCGAGAACCTGCGGGAGCGTCTGCTGCTGAATATCCGGAAGGTGGAGATCGATCTGTACTCGCTCGGTTCTTCTCAGCCGGAGAGCGCCGCGGCGGTCGAGGGTCATGTGTACGACATCAAAACGTCGATCAATACCTGCTACGGGTGTCACCACATCCCGAGCGTGCTGGAGCGTCTCGATGACCTTCGGCAGCAGATCGAGCAATACGATGACGCCGTGAAGCGGCTGCTGTCTCTGCGTGCCGGGACCATCAGCCACCGGGACGCCCATCTGGATGCTCATATCATCGGCGATTCACTGATGGGAAAAGTGGAGATCATGGTCGTCCGGACCAGCGAGAAGCTCAGCGACCAGACCGAAGATTCCCTGCAAAAGGCCCACCGGATGAAGCTCGTCATGATCGGCCTGATTGCCGCCGGTCCCCTGATTATGATCCTGTTCGCCCTTACCGTATTGCGAGGGGTGACGAAGCCCGTCCAGGTCCTCCTTCAGGCCACGAGAACGCTGAAGGCCGGCGACATGGCGCACCGGATAACGGGATTGAAGGATGAATTCGGGGAGCTTGCCGTGGCATTTAACGAAATGGCGGGGTCCCTGCAGTCGACCATGCGCGCCATAGAAGAGAGTGAACAGCGCTATCGGATGCTCTTCGAAGGCGCTGCTGACGCCATCTTCATCCTGGAGGCGGAGGGAGACAAGGCGGGGAGAATTCTGCAGGCCAATCAGGCAGCGGCAGTGATGCACGGGTACACGGGAGAAGAGCTCGAAGGCATGAACATCCGGGACCTCGATTCACCGGAGTCACGCGCAGCCGCGCCCGCGAGGATGGAACGGATCCGCCGGGGGGCATGGACCAAGTTCGAGATGTCCCACCAAAGGAAGGATGGCACCGTGTTTCCCGTTGAAGTCAGCGCGGGACTGCTTGTCGTAGGGGGCCGCCAGTTCATCCTGGCTGTGAACCGGGACCTCACGGAGAGAAAGCGCACCGAGGAGGCGATGCAGAAGACGGAGCGGATCAGGGTCGCCGGTGAACTCGCGACCGGCCTCGCCCATGAAATCAAGAATCCGCTCGCGGGGATCAAGGTCTCGATGCAAGCCCTTTCCGAGGAGAACTCCCTGTCGGATGAGGACCGGGATGTTCTGAACAGGGTGATCGGAGAAATCAATCGCATTGAATTCCTGATGAAGGGGCTGCTGAACTTTGCGCGCCCGCCGAAGCCCCAACTGGCGAGCACCGATGTGAACGCCGTCCTGGACACCGTCGCGAGCCTGGTGCTGAAAGAGCGGTCACGCTCCCGGGAGGGGGCGCGCGCGATCCGGCTCAAGCGCGAGCTTGATGAGGATCTGCCCGAAATCATGGCCGATCCCATGCAACTTCAGCAGATTTTCATGAACCTGATGCTGAATGCCATCGACGCCATGCCCGAAGGCGGAACAGTGACCATGAGGACCGTCTTCGAACGGCAGGCCAATTCCCTGCGGATCGAACTGTCCGACACGGGACGCGGGATAGACTCCGCTACCATGGCCAAGATTTTCGACCCTTTCTTCACAACGAAAGCGAAAGGGACGGGGCTTGGACTTTCGATCACCAAACGTCTGGTGGAGGAGCATGGCGGAAGCATCACGCTCGTGAACAACCACGATGGCGGCGTCACCTGCAGCATCACCCTCCCGGTCAGATTGATGGAAGGGGCGTTGACGGCATGA
- the argB gene encoding acetylglutamate kinase, with protein sequence MQKLIEKAKTLIEAMPYIQTFRGKTFVIKYGGNAMIDEALKQGFAQDVVLLRYIGINPVIVHGGGPQIGKTMERMGKKPAFVAGQRVTDEETMDIVEMVLGGKVNKEIVSLINRAGGKAVGLTGKDGGLLQARKLKMTKKSEDTGETEIIDIGLVGEVTEVRPGALTALESGEFIPVIAPVGVGEQGETYNINADLVAGAVAGALNSEKLILLTDQAGILDKDKNLIPTLNKKKVEALVNAGIIGGGMLPKTKSCFEALEAGCSKVHIIDGRIPHALLLEIFTKEGVGTEITL encoded by the coding sequence ATGCAGAAGCTGATCGAAAAAGCGAAGACCCTGATCGAGGCGATGCCCTATATCCAGACCTTTCGGGGCAAAACGTTCGTGATCAAGTACGGCGGCAACGCCATGATCGACGAAGCCCTGAAGCAGGGGTTCGCCCAGGACGTTGTGCTCCTGCGGTACATCGGGATCAATCCCGTGATCGTGCACGGAGGCGGTCCCCAGATCGGCAAGACCATGGAGCGGATGGGAAAGAAGCCCGCTTTCGTCGCAGGCCAGCGGGTAACGGATGAAGAAACCATGGACATCGTTGAGATGGTTCTGGGCGGCAAGGTAAACAAGGAGATCGTGAGCCTGATCAACCGGGCGGGCGGCAAGGCTGTGGGCCTTACCGGCAAGGATGGTGGCCTGCTCCAGGCCCGCAAGCTCAAGATGACAAAGAAATCTGAGGATACCGGGGAAACGGAGATCATCGACATCGGCCTCGTCGGCGAGGTCACCGAGGTGCGTCCCGGCGCCTTGACCGCGCTCGAGAGCGGCGAGTTCATTCCGGTGATCGCTCCGGTCGGTGTCGGGGAACAGGGAGAAACCTACAATATTAACGCCGACCTCGTGGCGGGCGCTGTTGCGGGTGCGCTGAATTCGGAGAAACTGATCCTGCTGACGGACCAGGCAGGCATCCTGGACAAGGACAAGAACCTGATTCCGACCTTGAACAAGAAGAAGGTCGAGGCGCTCGTCAATGCGGGGATCATCGGCGGAGGAATGCTTCCCAAGACGAAATCCTGCTTCGAGGCGCTCGAAGCGGGGTGTTCCAAGGTGCACATCATCGACGGCCGGATCCCCCACGCGCTGCTGCTCGAGATCTTCACGAAGGAAGGGGTCGGCACGGAAATTACTCTCTGA
- a CDS encoding sigma-54 dependent transcriptional regulator, translating into MTDKARIFLVDDDELIVSMLSRVLKKSGYDVRTATSTEAIVSKIRSWSPAVVFLDIRLPEKNGVDILRELSEEGVRTQVVMLTADDTAETAVTAMKLGAADYLTKPFNVEKIKLVLRNILEKEDLREEVTYLRKVSSGLLDPAIIGESKSVHDLKSQIEKMARASVSTLLITGESGTGKELFARYAHRLMRAPSDSGFSPFIQINCASLPETLLESELFGHEKGAFTDAKANKKGLFELAQRGSLLLDEIGDMQLNLQAKLLRALEERTVRHVGGSEEIPVDITVIATTNKNLAGAVESGEFRSDLFFRLNAFHVQVPPLRDRREDIPLLAKSFLASFSAGPGNKSAKCLSPEAEELLKAYHWPGNIRELRNLIERIVVLESASEIRPEHLPEWLLGPSGAVHLDHARQFILPESGISLETLEKDLIRQALERSHKNKTQAAKLLNISYDTLRYQVKKFGLDST; encoded by the coding sequence ATGACGGACAAGGCAAGGATATTTCTCGTTGATGACGATGAGCTCATCGTGTCCATGCTGTCGCGGGTGCTCAAGAAAAGCGGGTACGATGTCCGCACGGCGACGAGCACCGAGGCGATCGTGAGCAAGATCAGATCGTGGTCTCCCGCGGTCGTCTTTCTCGACATCAGGCTCCCTGAAAAGAACGGGGTTGACATCCTGCGAGAATTGTCCGAGGAAGGCGTTCGCACGCAGGTCGTCATGCTGACCGCGGACGACACGGCCGAAACCGCGGTAACGGCGATGAAGCTCGGGGCTGCCGATTATCTTACCAAGCCCTTCAACGTCGAAAAGATCAAGCTGGTTCTCCGCAATATCCTCGAAAAGGAGGACTTGAGGGAGGAGGTAACCTATCTCAGGAAGGTGAGTTCCGGTCTCCTGGATCCGGCGATCATCGGCGAATCAAAGTCTGTTCACGACCTGAAGTCCCAGATAGAGAAGATGGCCCGGGCCTCGGTATCGACGCTTCTTATTACGGGGGAGAGCGGAACGGGCAAAGAGCTCTTCGCCCGCTATGCGCACCGCCTGATGCGCGCGCCGTCGGATTCAGGATTCTCGCCGTTCATCCAGATCAACTGCGCGTCGCTTCCGGAGACCCTGCTCGAGAGCGAACTCTTCGGCCATGAAAAAGGGGCCTTTACCGACGCGAAGGCCAACAAAAAAGGGTTGTTCGAACTGGCGCAGAGGGGGTCCCTGCTGCTCGACGAGATCGGCGACATGCAGCTGAACCTGCAGGCCAAGCTCCTGCGAGCGCTTGAGGAGAGGACCGTGCGGCACGTCGGCGGAAGCGAGGAGATCCCGGTCGATATCACCGTGATAGCCACCACGAACAAGAACCTCGCCGGAGCCGTGGAATCAGGTGAGTTCCGGAGCGACCTGTTCTTCCGGCTGAATGCTTTTCATGTGCAGGTCCCGCCGCTCAGGGACCGCAGGGAGGACATCCCTTTGCTGGCGAAGAGCTTTCTCGCGTCCTTCAGTGCCGGCCCAGGCAACAAATCGGCAAAGTGCCTGTCTCCCGAAGCGGAAGAGCTCCTGAAGGCCTACCACTGGCCCGGCAACATCAGGGAACTCCGCAATCTTATCGAGCGCATCGTCGTTCTCGAGAGCGCGTCGGAGATCCGGCCGGAGCATCTTCCCGAATGGCTGCTCGGCCCGTCAGGAGCCGTGCATCTGGACCACGCTCGGCAATTCATCCTACCGGAATCGGGGATTTCCCTGGAAACGCTTGAGAAGGACCTGATCCGGCAGGCGCTCGAACGATCGCATAAGAACAAGACGCAGGCGGCCAAACTCCTGAACATCAGCTATGATACGTTGCGGTATCAAGTGAAGAAGTTCGGGTTGGACTCGACATGA
- a CDS encoding mechanosensitive ion channel family protein gives MEFVHALTGSLFWAAILCIVLYATAFFGIGLLAKKSGLLKPVANGLKLVALFLAIQLFLYLGVQDHFPRAAEHLHFYSLLIFTFAAVRLALYLYGDLFVVRWKGGSFPAAFKNIITALVLVIVLLILLKEILNINVTSLIATTTVLTATIGLAFQSTLANMLAGLTIHLEKPLKQGDWISAGGHEGRVLDITLRSTRIFTPDHNEVFIPNSKVLSEAVVNYSLPDSILLRRLTVGVSYGIPPNRVKDAVLEVLSSVPGVAKSPAPLIRVTSYGDFTVHYEIRYPLTNFSQLTVTEAEIMNLLWYRFKRSGIDIPMPIRDISIRQVTPESRQAEQERLAAEIMDLMEKVEILSPLNKAELKKLVERLSVMPYAAGEVPVQQGQPGDSFYIIKSGRINVVVEKSSGETSVLATLGPGNFFGEMSLLTGAARTASIHVTEDAEFIVIDKESFRSTLANNPSIAESLSHILSERQAGLDAERERLDASAIERRRRDVSGRLLSRIRDFFGLAS, from the coding sequence GTGGAGTTCGTGCATGCGTTGACGGGTTCACTGTTCTGGGCTGCGATCCTGTGCATCGTTCTGTATGCCACTGCCTTTTTCGGTATCGGCCTGCTTGCAAAGAAGTCCGGGCTGCTCAAACCGGTCGCCAACGGGCTGAAGCTCGTTGCCCTGTTCCTCGCCATCCAGCTTTTCCTGTACCTGGGCGTTCAGGACCACTTCCCGCGCGCCGCGGAGCATCTCCACTTTTACTCACTGCTCATCTTCACGTTTGCCGCTGTCCGCCTTGCTCTTTACCTGTACGGAGACCTTTTTGTCGTGCGCTGGAAGGGGGGGAGCTTCCCCGCGGCCTTCAAGAACATCATCACCGCCCTTGTCCTGGTCATCGTCCTTCTGATCCTGTTGAAGGAGATCCTGAACATCAACGTCACCTCCCTCATTGCGACGACGACGGTGCTTACCGCCACGATCGGCCTTGCGTTTCAAAGCACCCTTGCCAACATGCTGGCCGGCCTTACGATCCATCTTGAGAAGCCGCTCAAGCAGGGTGACTGGATCTCTGCGGGGGGCCATGAAGGACGCGTCCTGGATATCACGCTCCGCTCCACCCGGATCTTTACGCCTGATCACAATGAAGTGTTCATACCAAACAGCAAAGTCTTGAGCGAAGCCGTTGTGAATTACAGTCTTCCCGATTCGATACTACTCCGCAGGCTTACCGTGGGCGTCAGCTACGGCATTCCGCCTAACCGGGTGAAGGATGCGGTCCTTGAGGTTTTGTCGTCCGTGCCGGGAGTTGCCAAGAGCCCTGCACCTCTAATTCGAGTGACGAGTTATGGTGATTTTACCGTACACTATGAGATCCGCTATCCTCTGACAAATTTCTCCCAGCTGACGGTTACCGAGGCCGAGATCATGAACCTCCTCTGGTATCGTTTTAAGCGCAGCGGCATCGACATCCCCATGCCGATCCGCGATATTTCCATCCGCCAGGTGACTCCTGAGAGCAGACAGGCAGAGCAGGAGCGCCTGGCCGCTGAGATCATGGACCTGATGGAAAAGGTCGAGATACTCTCGCCGCTCAACAAGGCAGAACTCAAGAAGCTGGTCGAGCGATTGAGCGTGATGCCTTATGCCGCCGGCGAGGTTCCCGTACAGCAGGGACAGCCGGGCGATTCGTTTTATATCATCAAGAGCGGCCGGATAAATGTGGTCGTGGAAAAATCTTCCGGTGAAACCTCTGTGCTGGCCACGCTCGGGCCCGGCAACTTCTTCGGCGAGATGAGCCTGCTCACGGGCGCCGCGAGGACTGCCAGCATTCATGTCACGGAAGACGCCGAGTTCATTGTTATCGATAAAGAAAGTTTTCGCTCCACGCTCGCCAATAATCCCTCGATCGCGGAATCCCTGAGTCATATCCTCTCCGAGCGTCAAGCCGGGCTCGATGCCGAGCGGGAGCGTCTTGATGCTTCAGCGATCGAGCGGCGCAGGAGGGATGTGTCCGGCAGGTTGCTGTCCCGGATCAGGGATTTCTTCGGCCTGGCCTCATGA
- a CDS encoding CxxxxCH/CxxCH domain-containing protein, with protein MSPIRKMKIAIPLLFMGLLITAGCSGKGNASSPFDADSGQHPVGWLPSGHATAAKANEDSCMGCHGSDLSGGITGVSCLSCHVNGSPFTLTDCTSCHGNPPNGNASPNTTGAHDMRTGHFAPSVILPDGCNTCHNGAGSGTTKHDNGTVDVSLMSLYSSHNGTATYNNGDGTCSNVSCHGGQTTPNWMTGFIDVTTQCTQCHFFGTAAGTPEYNSFWSGKHDLHVNTENISCFSCHETSKLTLSHFVTLNTLTMEGPASATINDLLNYTNHTCAAACHVSRDWFAP; from the coding sequence ATGTCACCGATAAGGAAAATGAAAATCGCGATCCCGCTTCTGTTCATGGGGCTCCTCATCACGGCCGGATGCAGCGGGAAGGGGAACGCGAGTTCCCCCTTTGATGCTGACAGCGGGCAACACCCTGTGGGATGGCTTCCCTCGGGGCATGCGACCGCGGCTAAGGCGAATGAGGACTCCTGCATGGGATGTCATGGAAGCGATCTGTCCGGAGGCATTACGGGCGTGTCCTGCCTGTCCTGCCACGTGAACGGGTCTCCCTTCACGCTTACCGACTGTACCTCATGCCACGGGAACCCACCCAACGGGAACGCTTCCCCGAACACGACCGGCGCACATGACATGAGAACGGGCCACTTCGCCCCCTCGGTTATCTTGCCCGACGGCTGCAACACCTGCCACAACGGGGCGGGGTCGGGAACAACGAAGCACGATAACGGCACCGTGGATGTTTCCTTAATGAGCCTTTACAGCTCCCATAATGGGACAGCAACGTACAACAACGGGGACGGCACATGCTCAAACGTGAGCTGCCACGGAGGCCAAACGACGCCCAATTGGATGACGGGCTTTATCGATGTGACCACCCAGTGTACACAGTGTCACTTCTTCGGCACTGCCGCCGGAACGCCTGAATATAACAGTTTCTGGTCCGGGAAACACGACCTGCACGTAAATACGGAGAACATTAGCTGTTTCTCGTGCCACGAGACATCGAAACTAACCCTTAGCCATTTTGTGACATTGAATACGTTGACCATGGAAGGGCCCGCGTCGGCAACCATCAACGATCTGTTAAATTACACAAACCATACCTGCGCCGCGGCTTGTCATGTCTCGCGTGACTGGTTCGCACCGTAA
- a CDS encoding fused MFS/spermidine synthase, which produces MRGNGRSLFFIIFTASGFAGLIYESIWTNYLKLFLGHAAYAQTLVLTVFMGGMALGSWICANYSKRWGNLLLGYALVEAVIGICAVLFHPLWIQFLDLAYTRLIPGLGSPATVTIFQWTTASLFILPQSILLGMTFPLMTAGVIRLFPQNAGATVAMLYFTNSIGAAAGVLAGGFLFIDWWGLPGTLAAAGLINITAAAVVWRTVREHRPLVEKARAVANHGTGGASTITYRVLLGAALLTGASSFIYEIGWIRMLNLVLSSSTHAFELMLCAFITGLALGGLWIRRRIDGLQQPVRFLAFVQMAMGALALATLPFYGHTFEVMAWLIGSLEKTAAGYALFNIASNGIALVIMLPATFCAGMTLPLITAILLRDGQGEKSIGAVYAFNTIGCIIGILFAVHVAMPMLGLKGMLGIGAGIDLALGLALAWWAFPTARIPAIATAAGMVVLLVAMTAVQFDVHKMSSGVYRTGKLSGAGEAEIVFHRDGKTATVSVVKYKNSLSIKTNGKSDASISLTGRGSSENDDESTQIMLGAMPLVLHPHAETAAVIGWGSGMSTAVLLSTPQLDRVDSVEIEPTMVQAAMLFRPRVELAYTDPRSHIHIEDAKTYFSLYNRKYDIIVSEPSNPWVSGVAGLFSKEFYKRIKDHLNEDGLLVQWLQLYEIDTPLVASVFDALAAQFSDYVVYVTDDSDIIVIARPTGTVPEPDPAVLSARGLSNELNRVGINGLQDVLVRRLGNKRALQPLFDSYNVPANSDYYPLLDLYATRALFMGTSAKDLTSNPDLQLLPAVEMLGHEPVNMNSAQVSNGNFKKSAKIQLADMLYGYILSGRPWKLDLPVGRSADDLRQYADKVRLELSGCSGKVSPDEWWDGTFYIVAQCILPYSSPNQLARFWQKAESSSCWSRISPSQKDFIMLLKAVDSRDALMMAQVARKLLEEMPAVHPVLEAYILSAGMLGDLSLGKTQDARSLWEQFGPRLDKKGSQSLLLRLLVAHIEHPARGTVSSTFQQ; this is translated from the coding sequence ATGCGGGGCAACGGGCGAAGTCTGTTCTTTATTATTTTCACTGCTTCCGGATTTGCCGGACTTATCTATGAATCCATCTGGACGAATTACCTGAAACTCTTTCTTGGTCATGCGGCCTATGCCCAGACCTTGGTGCTCACCGTATTCATGGGCGGCATGGCGCTTGGCTCCTGGATCTGCGCGAATTACTCAAAACGATGGGGTAACCTGTTGCTCGGCTATGCATTGGTAGAAGCGGTCATTGGCATTTGTGCCGTACTCTTTCATCCGCTTTGGATTCAATTTCTCGACTTGGCATATACAAGATTGATACCGGGTCTTGGCTCGCCTGCAACGGTAACGATCTTTCAATGGACAACGGCAAGTCTGTTTATCCTTCCCCAATCGATTCTTCTTGGTATGACCTTCCCGCTCATGACTGCCGGCGTCATCAGGCTGTTTCCCCAGAATGCCGGTGCAACGGTCGCCATGCTTTACTTCACGAACAGCATCGGAGCCGCAGCGGGCGTCCTTGCCGGCGGATTTCTTTTCATCGACTGGTGGGGTTTGCCGGGAACGCTCGCCGCGGCCGGTCTTATCAATATCACCGCTGCAGCGGTCGTCTGGCGGACGGTCCGCGAGCACAGACCCCTTGTGGAAAAAGCGCGAGCCGTAGCGAATCACGGAACGGGAGGCGCTTCGACGATCACCTATCGGGTTCTTCTCGGTGCAGCGCTGCTGACCGGCGCATCGTCATTCATTTATGAGATCGGCTGGATACGCATGCTGAACCTCGTCTTGAGCAGTTCTACCCATGCGTTCGAGCTCATGTTGTGCGCCTTCATTACGGGGCTCGCATTAGGGGGCTTGTGGATACGGCGCCGCATCGACGGCTTGCAGCAGCCTGTCCGGTTCCTTGCCTTCGTGCAGATGGCCATGGGAGCGCTGGCTTTGGCGACCTTGCCCTTCTACGGTCACACGTTCGAGGTCATGGCGTGGCTCATCGGCTCTCTGGAAAAGACCGCCGCAGGGTACGCTCTCTTTAATATTGCCAGCAACGGCATAGCGCTTGTCATCATGCTTCCGGCCACGTTCTGCGCGGGAATGACCCTGCCGCTCATCACCGCTATCCTGCTTCGGGACGGACAGGGCGAAAAAAGCATCGGCGCGGTTTACGCGTTCAATACTATCGGGTGTATTATCGGTATCTTATTTGCCGTTCATGTTGCGATGCCGATGCTCGGGCTAAAGGGGATGCTCGGCATCGGCGCCGGCATAGACCTTGCGCTGGGTCTGGCGCTGGCCTGGTGGGCGTTCCCCACAGCGCGTATTCCGGCAATAGCGACGGCAGCGGGTATGGTGGTTCTGCTGGTCGCCATGACGGCCGTTCAATTTGACGTTCATAAAATGTCCTCCGGTGTTTACAGAACCGGTAAGTTGTCAGGCGCAGGTGAAGCAGAGATTGTATTTCATCGCGACGGTAAAACGGCTACGGTATCGGTCGTAAAATATAAAAATTCCCTTTCCATCAAAACGAATGGCAAATCTGATGCGAGCATCAGTTTAACGGGGAGGGGGAGCTCAGAGAACGATGACGAGTCGACCCAAATCATGCTTGGCGCTATGCCGCTGGTGTTGCATCCGCATGCAGAAACTGCCGCAGTCATCGGCTGGGGCTCCGGCATGTCCACTGCCGTCCTGTTAAGCACTCCGCAGCTTGATCGCGTGGATTCCGTGGAGATCGAGCCGACCATGGTGCAGGCTGCCATGCTTTTTCGTCCCCGCGTGGAACTGGCTTACACGGATCCCCGAAGCCATATCCACATCGAAGATGCCAAGACATACTTTTCTCTTTACAACCGGAAATATGACATCATTGTTTCGGAGCCTTCGAATCCGTGGGTCAGCGGGGTGGCGGGCCTTTTTTCGAAAGAGTTCTATAAGAGGATAAAGGACCATTTGAACGAAGATGGCCTTCTTGTCCAATGGCTGCAGCTGTATGAGATCGATACCCCCCTTGTGGCCTCGGTATTCGATGCGCTCGCTGCCCAGTTTTCCGACTACGTCGTCTATGTCACGGACGATTCCGACATCATTGTCATTGCGCGACCGACCGGCACGGTTCCCGAACCTGATCCGGCGGTTTTAAGCGCGCGGGGGCTTTCGAACGAGTTGAACCGGGTGGGAATCAATGGTCTTCAGGACGTTCTCGTCCGCAGACTCGGTAATAAACGCGCCCTGCAGCCCTTATTCGATAGTTATAATGTGCCGGCGAATTCCGATTACTACCCTCTGCTGGATCTGTATGCCACCCGCGCGCTCTTTATGGGGACCTCAGCAAAAGACCTTACAAGCAATCCGGATTTACAGCTTCTGCCTGCCGTGGAGATGCTCGGGCATGAGCCTGTAAACATGAACAGTGCGCAAGTAAGCAATGGGAATTTTAAGAAATCGGCCAAAATCCAACTCGCTGACATGTTGTACGGATATATACTGTCTGGCCGCCCCTGGAAATTGGACCTTCCCGTGGGGCGTTCAGCCGATGATTTGCGACAATACGCGGATAAGGTCCGGCTGGAGCTTTCGGGTTGTTCGGGGAAAGTGTCACCTGACGAATGGTGGGATGGGACGTTCTATATTGTGGCCCAGTGCATCCTGCCCTACTCATCGCCCAATCAATTGGCGCGCTTCTGGCAAAAGGCAGAATCTTCTTCCTGTTGGTCGCGGATATCTCCGTCCCAGAAAGACTTCATAATGTTGCTCAAGGCCGTGGATAGCCGCGATGCCCTCATGATGGCGCAAGTCGCTCGTAAACTCCTGGAGGAAATGCCTGCAGTTCACCCGGTACTTGAAGCATATATACTGTCGGCTGGCATGCTGGGTGATCTCTCCCTTGGCAAAACTCAGGATGCACGTTCATTATGGGAACAATTCGGGCCCCGTCTGGACAAAAAGGGCTCGCAGTCCCTCTTATTACGACTTCTTGTTGCACACATTGAGCATCCTGCACGAGGAACCGTTTCCTCAACTTTTCAGCAGTGA
- the yihA gene encoding ribosome biogenesis GTP-binding protein YihA/YsxC, giving the protein MKILSAEFVTSAAQSGQFPRDGRPQIAFSGRSNVGKSSIINALLHRRNLVKTSATPGKTQLINFFLINEGLYFVDLPGYGYARAPQAVTDAWAPMIEGYLKGASRLSAVVVLLDCRREPDDRDRLLISWLRQYDIPAIYALTKADKLNRQESEHARREIAKALGLPAPLPLTSVKSGQGIRELLAEIVKSIRNTDDRGQRTG; this is encoded by the coding sequence ATGAAAATCCTTTCAGCCGAATTCGTTACCAGCGCCGCCCAGTCCGGGCAATTCCCGCGGGACGGCCGGCCCCAGATCGCGTTCTCCGGACGCTCCAACGTGGGGAAATCATCCATCATCAACGCGCTGCTCCACCGCAGGAACCTCGTCAAGACCAGCGCTACGCCCGGCAAGACCCAGCTTATAAATTTCTTTCTCATCAACGAAGGCTTGTATTTCGTCGATCTCCCCGGGTACGGCTACGCGCGCGCCCCGCAGGCGGTGACCGATGCGTGGGCGCCCATGATCGAGGGGTACCTCAAGGGAGCGTCCCGGCTGTCCGCCGTTGTCGTGCTCCTGGATTGCAGGCGGGAGCCCGATGACCGCGACCGTCTCCTGATCTCATGGCTCCGGCAATATGACATCCCGGCCATCTACGCGCTCACCAAGGCCGACAAACTGAACAGGCAGGAGTCGGAACACGCGAGACGGGAAATTGCCAAGGCGCTCGGGCTCCCGGCTCCGCTCCCGCTGACGTCGGTGAAGAGCGGACAGGGAATCAGGGAGCTGTTGGCCGAGATAGTGAAAAGCATCAGGAACACAGACGACAGGGGACAGAGGACAGGCTGA